From a single Fusobacterium ulcerans ATCC 49185 genomic region:
- a CDS encoding EAL domain-containing protein: MYIDKYEEIKDFFIQFNTAYFKERNIQKTLSFLDDDIFAFGVSETDIVFNFEEMKTMITKEIKTNPSPYEVNFEYLEIFNIAENLFLLICISELKKENSNTVLANLRVSIIIRKTEQGYKFNKIHISIPIHASNNFLNFRKKIGNIHLNAQYTAFDLLNSSIPGGMIGGYYKENFPLYFINDQLLKKLEYESQEEFIKDIDGLVINGIHPDDRKHVCEVVASSFESKDEYEVKYRMKKSDGSYIWVLDRGRLVETENGLVIVSICFNITDKIQLEENIKTITNNIPGGVYKLKFDEDLTIIYGNDGFYKIHGYTAEEMKVILGNKLIAVTFPEDISKVHAILKNALENNLESFEYEKRVTRKNGEIRYLLTKGVFVKEGDERIINSIVIDITDRKEMENELKFNQEKLKLALDSSKNIIFEYDLDSKTLTHLKLPDGNESPRIIYNVPESRIENKEIHPDHIERYRELYNAVINGKNKNSCTIKTRLRATKYKWTKITLNNIIINNNPTRKVIGIVEDITEHQEFQFLKLFQTTLKKALIEDSMGYAHINLSQNKVSDIFGIWQEYFDNDLEYTYTYFLKKLITFVHPEDKERVKYIFSKENILENIKKGKIEDSLELRVIKADNKVISILLNIKIFNNPVTDHKEAIIYSKDIDIYKTLKCSYIPASKANNKDAENMEIKSLKKDPEINNLENILIDFKRTAENSAVTNTLFQYVTDILGKYYEADHVSIIKYDEALHQYVCTFEYCHPGKLSNKKHWNDLKIKKGSDWESFHKNKKILKINDIESLKNSDIVNYLNFSRLNIQSYFSITIEAFHQDSFYLILDNINNSFANIGFFELVSYVIENKIKDEILKNKFSFLDYHDMLTGLSNHKSFVEYKWNRNFHDYVSLGLITSDINGLKQLNEKYGPHFGDEMIVKTANIFKKYFAEEKLFRLSGDEFLIVCENIDEEVFKRNIENIKLEFSSFENGGLSIGYSWTDHEIDFDVLHKNAEELMYIDKQKYYQNTNFTSKHYRPILLQKLLTEIKNNEYHIFLQPKIDLKTKELSGMEALIRHIDAEGNITPPIKFIPLLERERLIRYIDFFVFEGVCKLLDRWKKEGKKLVPISLNFSRNTLLESEFVKTLKIIMSKYDVTSNLIEIEITETIGEIDTKIISSISKDIKNAGFSIALDDFGSKYSNISLFTTLEFDTLKLDKSLVDKLQLSQEKQIIVKSVINMCKEMNVKTVGEGIETEELNSLLANLKCNYAQGYLYSRPISISEFEIKYFE, from the coding sequence ATGTACATTGATAAATATGAGGAAATTAAAGATTTTTTTATACAATTTAATACTGCTTATTTTAAAGAAAGAAATATTCAAAAAACTTTATCTTTTTTAGATGATGATATTTTTGCTTTTGGAGTAAGCGAAACAGATATAGTTTTTAATTTTGAAGAAATGAAAACCATGATTACTAAAGAAATTAAAACTAATCCTTCTCCTTATGAAGTAAATTTTGAATATTTAGAAATTTTTAATATTGCTGAAAATCTTTTTTTACTTATCTGTATAAGTGAGCTGAAAAAAGAAAACTCTAATACTGTTCTTGCAAATTTGAGAGTCAGTATAATTATAAGAAAAACTGAGCAAGGATATAAATTTAATAAAATACATATATCTATCCCTATACATGCTTCAAATAATTTTCTTAATTTTAGAAAAAAAATAGGAAATATTCATCTTAATGCTCAATATACTGCCTTTGATCTCCTAAATTCCTCTATCCCTGGTGGAATGATAGGAGGTTATTACAAAGAAAATTTCCCCCTATATTTTATAAATGATCAGCTTTTAAAAAAATTAGAATATGAATCTCAAGAAGAATTTATAAAAGATATAGATGGACTTGTTATAAATGGTATTCATCCTGATGACAGAAAACATGTTTGTGAAGTTGTTGCTTCTTCATTTGAAAGCAAAGATGAATATGAAGTTAAATATCGTATGAAAAAAAGTGATGGTTCATATATATGGGTATTAGATAGAGGACGACTTGTAGAAACAGAAAATGGTCTTGTAATAGTAAGTATCTGCTTTAATATTACTGATAAGATACAACTTGAAGAAAATATAAAAACTATTACTAATAATATTCCAGGAGGAGTCTATAAATTAAAATTTGATGAAGACCTTACTATTATTTATGGTAATGATGGATTTTATAAAATTCATGGATATACAGCTGAAGAAATGAAAGTTATCCTTGGAAACAAGCTCATTGCTGTTACTTTCCCTGAAGATATTTCTAAAGTACATGCTATCTTAAAAAATGCTCTGGAAAATAATCTTGAAAGTTTTGAATATGAAAAAAGAGTAACAAGAAAAAATGGTGAAATCAGGTATCTTCTGACAAAGGGAGTTTTTGTCAAAGAGGGAGATGAACGTATTATCAATTCTATTGTCATTGACATTACTGATCGGAAGGAAATGGAAAATGAGCTTAAGTTCAATCAAGAAAAACTTAAACTTGCTCTAGATTCTTCTAAAAACATCATATTTGAATATGATTTAGATTCTAAGACTCTCACTCATTTAAAACTCCCTGATGGAAATGAAAGTCCTAGAATTATATACAATGTTCCTGAAAGCAGAATAGAAAATAAGGAAATCCATCCAGATCATATAGAAAGATATCGTGAACTGTATAATGCAGTAATAAATGGAAAAAATAAAAATAGCTGTACAATAAAAACAAGATTGAGAGCTACTAAATATAAATGGACTAAAATAACTCTTAATAATATTATCATTAACAATAACCCAACTAGAAAAGTAATTGGAATTGTAGAAGATATAACTGAACATCAGGAATTTCAATTTCTAAAACTTTTCCAAACAACTTTAAAAAAGGCTCTTATAGAAGATTCTATGGGATATGCACATATTAATCTTTCACAAAATAAAGTAAGCGATATATTTGGTATTTGGCAAGAATATTTTGATAATGACTTAGAATACACATATACATATTTTCTTAAAAAATTAATTACTTTTGTTCATCCAGAAGATAAAGAAAGAGTAAAATATATTTTTTCTAAAGAAAATATATTAGAAAATATTAAAAAAGGTAAAATTGAAGATTCATTGGAATTACGTGTTATAAAAGCTGATAATAAAGTAATTTCAATTCTTCTCAATATAAAAATTTTCAATAACCCTGTAACTGATCATAAAGAAGCTATTATTTACAGTAAAGATATAGATATTTATAAAACTTTAAAATGTTCTTATATCCCTGCTTCTAAAGCAAATAATAAAGATGCTGAAAACATGGAAATAAAATCTTTAAAAAAAGACCCTGAAATAAATAATCTAGAAAATATTTTAATTGATTTTAAAAGAACAGCTGAAAACTCTGCTGTAACCAATACATTATTCCAATATGTAACTGATATCCTTGGAAAATATTATGAAGCTGACCATGTTTCCATCATAAAGTATGATGAAGCTCTCCATCAATATGTATGCACTTTTGAATATTGTCATCCTGGAAAATTATCTAACAAAAAACATTGGAATGATTTAAAAATAAAAAAAGGATCTGATTGGGAAAGTTTCCATAAAAATAAAAAAATATTAAAAATAAATGATATTGAATCATTGAAAAATAGCGATATAGTCAATTATTTAAATTTCAGCAGACTTAATATTCAGTCATATTTTTCAATAACTATTGAAGCTTTTCATCAAGATTCATTCTATTTAATATTGGATAATATAAATAATTCATTTGCAAATATTGGTTTCTTTGAGTTAGTAAGTTATGTCATTGAAAATAAAATAAAAGATGAGATACTAAAAAATAAATTTTCTTTTTTAGATTATCATGATATGCTTACAGGATTATCTAATCATAAAAGCTTTGTAGAATATAAATGGAACAGAAACTTCCATGACTATGTTTCACTTGGCTTAATAACTTCTGATATAAATGGTTTAAAACAACTCAATGAAAAATATGGACCTCATTTCGGAGATGAGATGATTGTAAAAACTGCTAATATATTCAAAAAATATTTTGCAGAAGAAAAACTATTCAGACTTAGTGGAGATGAATTCCTTATTGTATGTGAAAATATTGATGAGGAAGTTTTTAAAAGAAATATAGAAAATATAAAACTTGAATTTTCATCTTTTGAAAATGGAGGATTATCAATAGGATATTCGTGGACTGACCATGAGATAGATTTTGATGTTCTTCATAAAAATGCTGAGGAGCTTATGTATATTGATAAACAAAAATATTACCAAAATACAAATTTCACAAGCAAACATTATCGTCCTATACTTCTTCAAAAACTATTGACTGAAATTAAAAATAATGAGTATCACATATTCTTACAGCCAAAAATAGATCTTAAAACAAAAGAGCTGTCTGGTATGGAAGCACTTATCAGACATATAGATGCTGAGGGAAATATAACTCCACCAATTAAGTTTATTCCATTACTTGAGAGAGAACGTCTTATTCGTTATATAGACTTTTTCGTATTTGAAGGAGTCTGCAAACTCCTTGACAGATGGAAGAAAGAAGGAAAAAAATTAGTTCCTATATCTCTAAATTTTTCAAGAAATACACTTCTTGAATCAGAATTTGTAAAAACACTAAAAATAATAATGTCTAAATATGATGTTACAAGTAATTTAATAGAAATAGAAATAACTGAAACTATTGGAGAAATAGATACTAAAATAATTTCAAGTATAAGTAAAGATATAAAGAATGCTGGTTTTTCTATTGCTCTTGATGATTTTGGAAGTAAATACAGTAATATCAGTCTGTTCACAACATTAGAATTTGATACTTTGAAGCTGGATAAAAGCCTTGTTGATAAACTGCAGTTGAGTCAAGAAAAACAAATAATTGTAAAAAGTGTTATCAACATGTGTAAAGAAATGAATGTAAAAACTGTAGGAGAAGGAATAGAAACTGAAGAACTCAATTCTCTTTTGGCAAATTTAAAATGTAATTATGCTCAAGGATATTTATATAGCAGACCTATTTCCATAAGTGAATTTGAAATAAAATACTTTGAATAA
- the yqeK gene encoding bis(5'-nucleosyl)-tetraphosphatase (symmetrical) YqeK, whose product MLEELREKVRKKMGEKRYIHTLGVEEKAAELAKKYIADEKKCRIAAILHDVAKEMSIDKMRDICQKNFSDELSKEDMDINEILHGFAGCIIARDEFGITDEDILNGIKYHTVGKRGLSLLGRIIYIADGIEKNRNYPAVEEIRKEVEKDLDKGIILEIDKKIEYLMGKKGKIHRNTADMRAWLNEETA is encoded by the coding sequence ATGCTGGAAGAATTAAGAGAAAAGGTCAGAAAAAAAATGGGAGAAAAAAGATATATACATACCTTAGGTGTGGAGGAAAAAGCGGCTGAATTGGCAAAAAAATATATAGCTGATGAAAAAAAATGTAGAATAGCGGCAATACTACATGATGTGGCTAAAGAAATGTCAATAGATAAGATGAGAGATATATGTCAAAAAAATTTTTCTGATGAACTTTCAAAAGAAGATATGGATATAAATGAGATACTTCATGGATTTGCAGGGTGTATAATAGCAAGAGATGAATTTGGGATAACAGATGAGGATATTTTAAATGGGATAAAGTATCATACTGTTGGAAAAAGAGGGCTCAGTCTTTTAGGCAGAATAATATATATCGCAGATGGTATTGAAAAAAACAGAAATTATCCTGCTGTAGAAGAGATAAGAAAAGAAGTTGAAAAAGACTTGGACAAAGGAATAATATTGGAAATTGATAAAAAAATAGAATATCTGATGGGGAAAAAAGGAAAAATACATAGAAATACAGCAGATATGAGAGCATGGCTGAATGAAGAAACAGCCTAA
- the rnr gene encoding ribonuclease R: protein MNLDKELEKLKQLMDKGKGLKLDEITKLLGWSLKNKKENREILDKWIEDGDLMKNNRGKYNIPENLGFIKGTFSIIKDRFAFVDTADEGIFIPKPHFNSALDGDTVLVKITAGLNGDKKKEGEVVKVISRERDTIVGILQRNENFGFVTPTHSFGKDIYIPYRMMKDAKNQQLVVVKITSWGTNEKKPEGEIIEVIGDPYNTNNMIEALIVREGMSETFSKPVLIEARNIPVTVSKEEIVKRKDLRDLSIITIDGDDAKDLDDAVYVKKLPNGNYKLIVSIADVSHYIPEGSMLDQEAFKRGNSVYLVDRVLPMFPKEISNGICSLNPNEDKLTFTCEMEIDQNGKVVDSDIYKSVIKSVRRMTYTNVNRMIAGEEEALKEYSDIKDMVMEMLELSKIIRQVKYNRGSIDFDLPEIKLVLDEEGKVKYIKNRERGESERIIEDFMIAANETVAEKLFWMEIPSVYRTHEKPDPERIKNLNETLSKFKYRIHSLDDIHPKKFQKIIEGSKERGINLLVHKLILMALKQARYTVDNLGHFGLASGYYTHFTSPIRRYADLTVHRILNSVLHGYPSKKVIARNAEELPQICTHISKTERSAMKIEDESIKIKLVEYMIDKVGEEYDATIVGFSNKRVFFETEEHVECFWDVVAAKHYYEFDDRDYVMKDKDGGKVYSIGDKYKVILVRASLAELEIEVVPQVAMEEGL, encoded by the coding sequence ATGAATTTAGATAAAGAATTAGAAAAACTTAAACAACTGATGGATAAAGGAAAAGGTTTAAAACTGGATGAAATAACAAAGCTTTTAGGATGGTCTCTTAAAAATAAAAAAGAAAATAGAGAGATATTGGATAAATGGATAGAAGATGGAGACCTCATGAAAAATAACAGAGGTAAGTATAATATTCCAGAAAATCTTGGATTTATAAAAGGAACTTTCAGTATAATAAAAGATAGATTTGCTTTTGTGGATACTGCAGATGAAGGAATATTTATTCCTAAACCACATTTCAACTCTGCATTAGATGGGGATACTGTATTGGTAAAAATAACAGCAGGTCTAAATGGAGATAAGAAAAAAGAGGGAGAAGTAGTAAAAGTAATAAGCAGAGAAAGAGATACGATAGTTGGAATACTTCAAAGAAATGAAAATTTTGGTTTTGTAACACCTACACATTCATTTGGAAAGGATATATATATTCCATATAGGATGATGAAAGATGCAAAAAATCAACAGCTTGTTGTAGTAAAAATAACTTCATGGGGAACTAATGAAAAGAAGCCTGAAGGAGAAATAATAGAAGTAATTGGAGATCCATACAATACTAATAATATGATTGAGGCTCTTATTGTAAGAGAGGGAATGTCAGAAACTTTTTCTAAACCTGTATTGATAGAAGCAAGAAATATACCAGTGACTGTATCTAAAGAGGAAATTGTAAAGAGAAAGGATTTGAGAGACCTTTCTATAATAACGATAGATGGAGATGACGCAAAAGATTTAGATGATGCTGTATATGTAAAAAAACTTCCAAATGGAAACTACAAATTGATAGTAAGTATAGCAGATGTTTCTCACTATATACCAGAAGGATCTATGCTTGATCAGGAAGCTTTTAAAAGAGGAAACTCAGTTTATTTAGTAGACAGAGTGCTTCCTATGTTTCCTAAAGAGATATCTAATGGAATATGTTCGCTGAATCCTAATGAGGATAAACTTACATTTACATGTGAGATGGAGATAGATCAGAACGGTAAGGTAGTAGACTCTGATATATATAAATCTGTAATAAAAAGTGTAAGAAGAATGACATATACAAATGTTAACAGAATGATAGCTGGAGAAGAGGAAGCTTTAAAGGAATATTCTGATATCAAAGATATGGTAATGGAAATGCTTGAACTTTCTAAAATAATAAGACAGGTAAAATATAATAGGGGAAGTATAGACTTTGATCTTCCAGAGATAAAACTGGTACTTGATGAAGAGGGAAAAGTAAAATATATTAAAAACAGAGAAAGAGGAGAATCTGAAAGAATAATAGAAGATTTCATGATAGCTGCAAATGAAACTGTAGCTGAAAAACTTTTCTGGATGGAGATTCCATCAGTATATAGAACACACGAAAAACCAGATCCTGAAAGAATAAAAAATCTGAATGAAACATTGAGTAAATTTAAATACAGAATACATTCATTAGATGATATACATCCTAAAAAATTCCAGAAAATAATAGAAGGTTCAAAAGAAAGAGGGATAAATCTTCTTGTACATAAGCTTATCCTTATGGCATTGAAACAGGCAAGATATACAGTGGATAATTTAGGACATTTTGGATTGGCTTCTGGGTATTACACACATTTTACTTCACCAATCAGAAGATATGCAGATTTGACTGTTCATAGAATACTTAATTCTGTACTTCATGGATATCCAAGTAAGAAAGTAATAGCTAGAAATGCTGAAGAACTTCCACAAATATGTACTCATATATCTAAAACTGAGAGATCAGCTATGAAGATAGAAGATGAAAGTATAAAAATTAAACTTGTAGAATATATGATAGATAAAGTTGGAGAAGAGTATGATGCTACTATTGTAGGATTCAGTAATAAAAGAGTATTCTTTGAAACTGAGGAACATGTAGAATGTTTCTGGGATGTAGTAGCAGCTAAACACTATTATGAATTTGATGACAGAGATTATGTAATGAAAGATAAAGATGGTGGAAAAGTATACAGTATTGGAGACAAGTATAAAGTTATTTTGGTGAGAGCAAGTCTTGCAGAACTTGAAATAGAAGTAGTACCTCAAGTAGCTATGGAAGAGGGATTATAA
- the mgrA gene encoding L-glyceraldehyde 3-phosphate reductase, translated as MRYIADEKRYNDMRYRKCGNSGLYLPVISLGLWQNFGEETPLDIQKKKLFKAFDLGITHFDLANNYGRPADGSAEENFGRILKSDLNSYRDEMIISTKAGYDMWEGPYGNGGSRKYIMASLNQSLKRMGLEYVDIFYHHRPDLDTPLEESMTALADIVKQGKALYVGISNYKAEEAEKAIKILNELKVPCLINQIRYNMFERWAEEKLFEILENSGTGCMCYSPLAQGALTNRYINNDVPSDSRAARTGTTIAERYLDEKKLSKIRGLNKIAEERNQSMAQMALAWVLRRKEVTSVLIGASRPDQIEDNVKTIQNLEFSEDEIVKIENILK; from the coding sequence ATGAGATATATAGCTGATGAAAAAAGATATAATGATATGAGATATAGAAAATGTGGAAATAGTGGACTTTACCTTCCAGTAATATCTTTAGGGTTATGGCAGAATTTTGGAGAAGAAACACCTTTAGATATTCAAAAGAAAAAATTATTTAAAGCTTTTGATCTTGGAATAACTCATTTTGATTTGGCTAATAATTATGGAAGACCAGCAGATGGTTCTGCTGAAGAAAATTTTGGAAGAATATTGAAATCTGATTTGAATTCCTATAGAGATGAGATGATAATATCTACAAAAGCTGGATATGATATGTGGGAAGGACCTTATGGAAATGGAGGTTCAAGAAAATATATTATGGCAAGCTTAAATCAAAGTTTGAAAAGAATGGGATTAGAATATGTTGATATATTTTACCACCATAGACCCGATCTAGATACTCCTTTAGAAGAATCTATGACAGCTCTTGCTGATATAGTAAAACAAGGAAAAGCTTTGTATGTAGGAATATCTAATTATAAAGCTGAAGAAGCAGAGAAAGCTATAAAAATACTTAATGAATTAAAAGTTCCATGCCTTATAAATCAAATTAGATATAATATGTTTGAGAGATGGGCTGAAGAAAAACTTTTTGAAATATTGGAGAATTCGGGAACTGGCTGTATGTGTTACAGCCCTTTAGCACAGGGAGCTTTAACTAACAGATATATCAACAATGATGTGCCTTCTGATTCAAGAGCAGCAAGAACAGGAACTACCATAGCAGAACGTTATCTTGATGAAAAAAAGCTGTCAAAGATAAGAGGACTGAATAAAATAGCAGAAGAAAGAAATCAGAGTATGGCACAAATGGCTCTTGCATGGGTGTTGAGAAGAAAAGAAGTAACAAGTGTACTGATAGGAGCAAGCAGACCAGATCAAATAGAAGATAATGTAAAAACTATTCAGAATTTAGAATTTTCAGAAGATGAGATTGTAAAAATAGAAAATATCTTAAAATAA
- a CDS encoding Na+/H+ antiporter NhaC family protein: MNIKTEGEKKNYGGWAFIPLVVFLIIYLGGGMFFSARGVASPFNQLPRHAALLIGVIIAFAMNRKMKLDDKINIFTTTSGESGVMMMALIFLLAGAFAGVAKGMGGVDSVVNLGLTFVPKQFLVPGLFVISAFISTAMGTSTGTLVAVAPIALGISEKVGLNPAITLAAVLGGAMFGDNLSVISDTTIAATRGVGCEMKDKFRMNFLIAIPAAIATIIAFTIVGGAGQIEGELSYNLIKVVPYLAVLIAAVVGVNVFTVLIGGILFAGLVGFVTGSMTFVTFFQSVAKGMDGMMNVTIMAILIRGLIGLIKEYGGIEWLVQKLTGNIKTRKGAEYSIAVLVSVLVFCLVNNTIAIIIASPIAKQVGEKFKIAPKRTASLLDIFSCVILCLAPHAGGMLLITSMASVSPIEIISFSFYQVFLGICTIITIQFGLMKTKEEKEADLLEKQSV, translated from the coding sequence ATGAATATTAAAACAGAGGGAGAAAAAAAGAATTATGGAGGTTGGGCATTTATTCCACTAGTTGTATTTTTAATAATATACTTAGGAGGAGGAATGTTTTTCTCAGCTAGGGGAGTAGCAAGTCCATTTAATCAGCTTCCAAGACATGCAGCACTGCTTATAGGAGTTATCATAGCTTTTGCTATGAACAGAAAAATGAAATTGGATGATAAAATCAATATATTTACAACCACTTCAGGAGAGAGCGGAGTAATGATGATGGCTCTTATCTTTCTTTTGGCAGGAGCTTTTGCAGGGGTAGCAAAAGGAATGGGAGGAGTAGACTCTGTTGTAAATCTTGGACTTACATTTGTTCCAAAACAGTTTTTAGTTCCAGGATTATTTGTGATATCAGCATTTATATCTACAGCAATGGGAACTTCAACAGGAACACTTGTTGCAGTTGCTCCAATTGCATTGGGAATATCTGAAAAAGTAGGATTAAATCCAGCCATAACATTGGCAGCAGTTTTGGGAGGAGCTATGTTTGGAGATAATCTGTCAGTTATATCAGATACTACAATTGCAGCTACTAGGGGAGTAGGCTGTGAAATGAAAGATAAATTCAGAATGAACTTTTTGATTGCTATACCAGCAGCAATTGCAACAATCATAGCTTTTACTATAGTAGGAGGAGCTGGACAGATTGAAGGAGAATTAAGCTATAATTTAATAAAAGTAGTTCCATATTTAGCAGTACTTATAGCAGCAGTTGTAGGAGTAAATGTATTTACAGTTCTTATAGGAGGAATTCTGTTTGCAGGTTTAGTAGGATTTGTAACTGGAAGTATGACATTTGTAACATTTTTCCAATCAGTAGCAAAGGGTATGGATGGAATGATGAACGTTACTATTATGGCTATTCTTATTAGAGGGCTTATTGGACTGATAAAAGAATATGGTGGAATAGAATGGCTTGTACAAAAACTTACTGGAAATATTAAAACTCGTAAGGGGGCTGAATATAGTATAGCAGTTCTAGTATCTGTACTGGTTTTCTGTCTTGTAAATAATACTATTGCTATTATAATAGCTTCTCCAATAGCCAAGCAGGTAGGAGAGAAATTTAAAATAGCTCCAAAAAGAACAGCAAGTTTATTGGATATATTCAGTTGTGTAATTTTGTGCTTAGCTCCACATGCTGGAGGAATGCTTCTTATAACATCTATGGCATCAGTTTCACCAATAGAAATAATAAGTTTTTCTTTCTATCAGGTATTTTTAGGAATTTGTACTATAATAACTATCCAATTTGGACTTATGAAAACTAAAGAGGAAAAAGAAGCAGACTTACTGGAAAAACAAAGTGTTTAG
- a CDS encoding M20 metallopeptidase family protein, whose product MDRIIELAEKYSNEMIANRRKIHKNPELGGQEVNTSNFIVDELEKLGIEVKRGFAKTGIQGMIYGKNPAGRTIMIRADIDALPMSEENDLEYKSQVEGKMHACGHDVHTAALLGAAKILSQLKNELDGNVKLCFQPAEETIGGADLMVEDGILENPKVDYVIGMHVEPNEKIGTASIEPGPVSSYPDFFEVKFIGRGGHGSFPSKSIDPILPAVETYNLLNLISKKVSPLEPCVVQICRFNAGTYDAIIPNEAVIAGTVRTLHRHNREFVKEQMDKIIKNISEIYGVEYKFSYRGKTFPVYNTPEIIEAVRESVKDVFNKGFVVNQSFKIGGDDFCFFSENTPATYIIVGSANEDKETQYPLHNPKFNVDEEVIKIGAAAFAKIAYDYLNGKYKGI is encoded by the coding sequence ATGGACAGGATAATAGAATTAGCAGAAAAATATTCTAATGAAATGATTGCAAATCGTAGAAAAATACACAAAAATCCAGAACTAGGAGGACAGGAAGTAAATACTTCAAACTTTATAGTTGATGAGTTGGAAAAATTAGGGATAGAAGTAAAAAGAGGATTTGCCAAAACTGGAATACAGGGAATGATATATGGTAAAAATCCTGCTGGAAGGACAATAATGATAAGAGCGGATATAGATGCCCTTCCTATGAGCGAAGAAAATGATCTTGAATATAAATCACAGGTAGAAGGAAAAATGCATGCCTGTGGACATGATGTACATACAGCTGCTTTATTAGGAGCAGCAAAGATATTATCTCAATTAAAAAATGAACTTGATGGAAATGTTAAATTATGCTTCCAGCCAGCAGAAGAAACAATAGGTGGAGCAGATTTAATGGTAGAGGATGGAATATTGGAAAATCCAAAAGTGGACTATGTAATTGGAATGCATGTAGAACCTAATGAAAAAATAGGGACTGCTTCCATAGAGCCTGGACCAGTAAGTTCATATCCTGACTTCTTTGAGGTAAAGTTTATTGGAAGAGGAGGACATGGTTCATTTCCTTCTAAAAGCATAGACCCTATACTTCCAGCAGTAGAGACATATAATCTCTTAAATCTCATATCTAAAAAAGTGTCACCACTAGAGCCATGTGTGGTACAGATATGTAGATTTAATGCTGGAACATATGATGCTATTATTCCAAATGAAGCAGTAATTGCAGGAACAGTAAGAACTTTACATAGACATAATCGTGAATTTGTAAAAGAACAAATGGACAAGATAATAAAAAATATAAGCGAAATATATGGAGTGGAATATAAATTTTCTTATAGAGGAAAGACATTCCCTGTATATAATACACCAGAGATAATAGAAGCAGTGAGAGAAAGTGTAAAGGACGTTTTTAACAAAGGGTTTGTTGTAAATCAAAGTTTTAAAATAGGAGGAGATGATTTTTGTTTCTTTAGTGAAAATACTCCAGCTACATATATTATAGTAGGAAGTGCAAATGAGGATAAAGAAACACAGTACCCTCTTCATAATCCTAAATTTAATGTAGATGAAGAAGTAATAAAAATTGGAGCAGCAGCATTTGCTAAAATAGCATACGATTATTTAAATGGAAAATATAAAGGGATATAG